A window of candidate division TA06 bacterium contains these coding sequences:
- the amrS gene encoding AmmeMemoRadiSam system radical SAM enzyme: MKEKPARKAEYWERIDDTRVKCLLCPWYCKLKVDQTGICNCRKNVDGELLPICYGECTSLAMDPIEKKPLYHFFPGSQILSTAPNGCNLKCPFCQNADISQGTVPTKFVSPEELVSLAESQQSYGICYTYTEPLIWYEYLLDTGSLAHKKGLKNVLVTNGMINEDPLKDLLPIIDAMNIDLKSMDENFYKRIVKGDLKSVVNTIKMSKESCHVEITNLIIPTLNDKDEQISTLVDWVAGLGVETPIHFSRYFPHYKLRIEPTPVSTLLRAYEIAKKKLRYVYLGNVSIKDGSNTFCYNCGNMLVARAGYYTKVTGIKDAKCNNCGANVDFVLN, from the coding sequence ATGAAAGAAAAACCAGCCAGGAAAGCAGAATACTGGGAGCGAATTGATGACACAAGGGTGAAGTGTCTCCTGTGTCCGTGGTACTGCAAGCTGAAGGTAGACCAGACCGGTATCTGTAACTGCAGAAAAAACGTCGATGGCGAACTGCTTCCTATTTGCTATGGAGAGTGCACATCCCTGGCCATGGACCCGATAGAGAAGAAACCCCTCTATCACTTCTTTCCCGGCAGCCAGATCCTCTCAACAGCACCCAACGGATGCAACCTCAAGTGCCCCTTCTGCCAGAACGCCGACATAAGCCAGGGGACAGTCCCAACCAAGTTTGTCAGTCCAGAAGAGCTCGTCTCACTGGCAGAGTCTCAGCAATCGTACGGCATCTGCTACACGTATACTGAGCCTCTCATCTGGTATGAGTATCTGCTGGATACAGGCAGCCTGGCGCACAAAAAGGGCTTGAAAAATGTACTGGTCACAAACGGAATGATAAATGAAGACCCTCTAAAGGATTTGCTTCCCATTATCGACGCGATGAACATCGACCTCAAGTCCATGGATGAGAACTTCTATAAAAGAATAGTGAAGGGTGATTTGAAGAGCGTCGTGAACACAATAAAGATGAGTAAGGAGTCCTGCCATGTGGAGATCACCAATCTAATCATACCCACTCTGAACGACAAAGATGAGCAAATAAGCACATTGGTAGACTGGGTCGCTGGCCTTGGGGTGGAAACACCAATCCATTTCTCCAGATACTTTCCACATTACAAGCTGAGAATTGAGCCAACGCCCGTCTCCACTTTGCTGAGGGCCTATGAAATAGCAAAAAAGAAGCTGAGGTACGTTTACCTGGGCAATGTCAGCATTAAAGATGGATCTAACACCTTCTGTTACAACTGCGGCAATATGCTCGTTGCCAGGGCTGGGTACTACACGAAAGTGACCGGCATCAAGGACGCGAAGTGCAACAACTGCGGAGCAAATGTCGATTTCGTTCTTAACTAG